CGGGACCTCGGCGCCGTACCGGTCGGCCGGCGCGGCCGCGACGACAGGAGGAACGCGCTCGAACAGCGCCTCGAGGTACGCGTCGTCGGCCCGCTCCAGCTTGAGGGTCGAGTTGGGGACGTTGTAGCGCAGGTACTGCAGGGCCCGCTCAGCCCGGACGTCCGGCAGGTCCGCCAGCAGCTCGAGCACCGCGTCGATCGCGTCGAAGCGGGCGTGGACGGCCTGCGGCGTGACCTGGCCCTGCGAGATCGAGGAGTCCATGCGCCGCCAGTTGTAGGCCACGGCACTCGTGATGTCGATGCCCTCGGCGTCCCGGTAGGCCCGGGCGGTGACGATCTGGTCGCCGGCGAGCAGCACGGTCGGGAACTCCAGCGCCTGGGAGTCCCAGAACGAGCGGCGGAAGATCTTGGCGCACGCGATCGCGTTGACCAGCACGTCCGGGCGCTCGGCCAGCGACGTGTGGCTCGCGGGCCTGGCGTGGAGGGCCCGGATCCACGGCGCGGGCGGCTTGATGCCGGTGCGCTCGAGTCGTTGATAGGGCATGACGGCCAGGTCGGACCCGCTGCTCGCGAGCCCGTCCATCGCCGCGCGGATGCCGCCACGGGTCACGGTGTCGTCGGCGTCGATGAAGGTGAGGTACGTGCCCGTCGCCGCGGCCACCGCTGCCCGGCGGGCCGCGCCGACCCCCGCGTTCGGCTGCGACAGCACCGTCACGCGCCGGTCGGCCCGGGCGTGCCGCTGTGCGATGGCCAGGCTGTCGTCGGTGGAACCGTCGTCGATCACGACGACGTCGAGGCGGCGGTAGTCCTGGCGGCGGATCGAGCGCAGCGCCTCGTCGAGGTGCTCAGCGCCGTTGTAGACCGGCACCACGACGCTCAGGACCGGCCGGTCGCGCTGGCGCCAGCGATCCACCGGAGTCGCGAGCACGCGCCGCAGACCTCGCCTGACTCGATGCACGCGCCGAGCATAGCGAGGGGCCTACTGTGGCCCCCATGTCGAACCGGCCGCTCCCCTGGCGCACTGCCTGGGACGAGGCCCTCTACGGCGAGGACGGCTTCTTCCGCCGGTCGCGGCCCGTCGACCATTTCCGCACCAGCGTCCACGTCGGCCTGTTCGCCGAGGCGGTGGCCGAGCTGGCCCGGCGCACGTCCGCGGCAACGGTCGTCGACGTCGGCGCGGGCGGCGGCGAGCTGCTGACCGCCCTCCGCACCCAGCTGCCCGGCGTACATCTCCTGGGCGTCGAGGTGGCGCCGCGCCCGGTGGACCTCCACGAGGACATCGGCTGGGAGGCGTCGCTGCCCGACCGGGTCGACGGCCTGCTGATCGCGAACGAGTGGCTCGACAACGTGCCGTGCGACGTCGTCGAGCTGGACGACACCGGTGTCGTCCGCGAGGTGCTGGTGGACCCGCGCACCGGCGAGGAGTCGCTCGGGGAGGCGTGCGGCACGGCGTGGCTGGACGCCTGGTGGCCGTTGGACGAGCCGGGGCAGCGCGCCGAGGTGGGCGCCACCCGGGACGCCGCGTGGGGCGCGGCCGTGGCGCGGGTCGAGGGCACCGCGGTCGCGATCGACTACGGACACCGCCGCGCGGACCGTCCCCCGTTCGGCAGCCTGCGCTCCTACCGCGGCGGCCGGGAGGTCGACGTCCGGCCCGACGGGTCCCGCGACGTGACCGCGGACGTCGCGGTCGACGCGGTCGCTGCGGCGGTCGGTGCCACGGTGCTGCGCCAGCGGGAGGCGCTCGCGCAGCTGGGCGTCGACGGCTCTCGGCCGCCTCTCGAGCTCGCGCGCACCGACCCCGCGGCGTACCTGCGGGACCTCGGCCGTGCGGGCGAGGCCGCCGAGCTCGGCGCCCGGGGCGGCCTCGGCGACTTCTGGTGGATCATCAGCGACACCCACGGCCATGGAACACTAGCGACATGACCCGGCTGCTGATCCGATCAGGCAAGGATCCGTTCACCCCGGTGGTCGCGGAGTCGACGTTGACGCAGGACGTCTTCAACAGCAACAGCGGCAACTACCTCTTCCAGCACTCGGTGTGGAAGGCGTTGTCGACCGACTCCGCCGAGCTCGTCTCCAACGGCACCCTGTCCGAGCGGGTCGTCCCGCAGCGCGGCGACGCCCAGCGGATCGACGACGAGTTCGACCACTTCGTCGTGCCGATGGCCAACGCGTTCCGCGCCGACTTCGAGCCGCGCCTCTCTCGCCTGGCCGACCTCGTCGAGCAGCTGTCGATCCCCGTCACCGTCGTCGGCATCGGCGCGCAGGCTGCGCACGGCCAGGGCATCGAGTCGCTCGCCCCCGTGTCCGCCACGGTCAAGCGCTTCGTGGGCGCCGTCCTGGACCGCTCGGCGTCGATCGGCGTGCGGGGCGAGTTCACCAAGGCGTACCTGCTGAGCCTCGGCTTCCCCGACGACGCGGTCGACGTGATCGGTTGCCCCTCGCTGTTCCTGCACGGCCCGGACTTCCGCGTGGACAAGCGCGTCGACGCGATCACGCCGGACAGCCGGCTGGCCCTCAACCTGACGCCCGAGGTGCGCGGCATCGGGGCGTTCGCGACCGCCCAGGCCGAGCGCCACCCGCACCTCACGTACATCGGCCAGGACGCCAACGACCTGCGCCTGCTGCTGTGGGGCACGCCGTTCCCGCACGTCCACGACCCGCTCGTGCCGGTGCACCTCGAGCACCCGATCTACCAGCAGGACCGCATGAGGCTGTTCCTGGACACGTGGACCTGGTACGACTTCATGGCCACCCAGGACTTCGCGTACGGGACCCGGTTCCACGGCAACGTCGCGGCGCTCCTCGGCGGCACCCCGGCGCTGCTGCTGGCCCACGACTCCCGCACGTTGGAGCTCGCGGAGTACCACCGG
Above is a genomic segment from Aeromicrobium chenweiae containing:
- a CDS encoding glycosyltransferase family 2 protein; protein product: MHRVRRGLRRVLATPVDRWRQRDRPVLSVVVPVYNGAEHLDEALRSIRRQDYRRLDVVVIDDGSTDDSLAIAQRHARADRRVTVLSQPNAGVGAARRAAVAAATGTYLTFIDADDTVTRGGIRAAMDGLASSGSDLAVMPYQRLERTGIKPPAPWIRALHARPASHTSLAERPDVLVNAIACAKIFRRSFWDSQALEFPTVLLAGDQIVTARAYRDAEGIDITSAVAYNWRRMDSSISQGQVTPQAVHARFDAIDAVLELLADLPDVRAERALQYLRYNVPNSTLKLERADDAYLEALFERVPPVVAAAPADRYGAEVPAQHRVLNTLLAARDRDAVWRFVQAEGMQPEMHPSGEEPAGRTVYLPGWGVDDVPPEAYVLTAEQTAARAVVRGVRRDGADLVLDVASWFGNVEPEHPTLTVKTDGDLVDVVYGGEPYVVTSRQGAQRRYSGSGWVVTLRGVGRRAPATLTVTLEDGPRSGTVTARIPRS
- a CDS encoding SAM-dependent methyltransferase, coding for MSNRPLPWRTAWDEALYGEDGFFRRSRPVDHFRTSVHVGLFAEAVAELARRTSAATVVDVGAGGGELLTALRTQLPGVHLLGVEVAPRPVDLHEDIGWEASLPDRVDGLLIANEWLDNVPCDVVELDDTGVVREVLVDPRTGEESLGEACGTAWLDAWWPLDEPGQRAEVGATRDAAWGAAVARVEGTAVAIDYGHRRADRPPFGSLRSYRGGREVDVRPDGSRDVTADVAVDAVAAAVGATVLRQREALAQLGVDGSRPPLELARTDPAAYLRDLGRAGEAAELGARGGLGDFWWIISDTHGHGTLAT
- a CDS encoding polysaccharide pyruvyl transferase family protein; its protein translation is MTRLLIRSGKDPFTPVVAESTLTQDVFNSNSGNYLFQHSVWKALSTDSAELVSNGTLSERVVPQRGDAQRIDDEFDHFVVPMANAFRADFEPRLSRLADLVEQLSIPVTVVGIGAQAAHGQGIESLAPVSATVKRFVGAVLDRSASIGVRGEFTKAYLLSLGFPDDAVDVIGCPSLFLHGPDFRVDKRVDAITPDSRLALNLTPEVRGIGAFATAQAERHPHLTYIGQDANDLRLLLWGTPFPHVHDPLVPVHLEHPIYQQDRMRLFLDTWTWYDFMATQDFAYGTRFHGNVAALLGGTPALLLAHDSRTLELAEYHRMPYTLMPELSADLRAEDLYASTDLTEFNAAMPEGFARYTAFLERNGLEHIWTPGNGRGDFDERLAAATFPPPVHPLIASDGHEIASRLRWLREGMVLDITRHPQAYQLPFEHPPWSGAGSRHARIQAETAEKITAQKGQIDELYARLERLERSSPRGLGRRVAHRVKGWFRRS